DNA from Longimicrobiaceae bacterium:
GGCGGCGCAGAGCGTCACCAGCGGCGCCCTGGAGGGAACCGTCCGGAGCGCCGATGGGAACCTGCTCACCGACGCGAGCATCCTCCTCACGGACGCCTCCGTGGGGTCCACGCGCCCCCTCGCCGTCGCCCCGAACGGCCGCTTCACGGCGACCTTCCTCCCCGCCGGGAGCTACGACCTGCTGGTGGAGCGCGTCGGCTTCGCGCCGCAGCAGCTCGTCGGGGTGCCGGTGCGGCCGGGGCGGCGGCTGGATCTCCGGATCCGCCTGAACCCCGCCTCCACTGCCGCGGGGGTGGACACGGTCCGCTATGGGACCGGCGTCCTGGCCTCCTCGCGGGCCGGGGGCGGACAGTGGTTCACCCCGTGGGAGGTGGCCGCCCTCCCGGCCGAGCGCTACGGGCTGGACGAGCTGGCGCGCCTCACCAGCAACGCGGGGCCGGGGCTGGAGGTGGAGGGCCTCCCCGCGCGGATGACCGGGGTGCTCATCGACGGGGTGCCCTTCGCGCCGGCGCGGCGCCCCGGGGCCGGGGCGGACCCGGCGGGGCTGGTGGCCTTCCCGCTGCAGGTGCTGCAGCAGGCGGAGCTGGTCACCGGCGCGCCGGACGTGGAGTGGAGCGGCTTCGGGAGCGGGCTCCTGAGCGGCTACACCCGCCGCGGCACGCGCGACTTCCGCGTGTCGGGCTTCGGAAGCTGGGGGACGGGCTCGCTGGACGGGAGCGCCCCGTTCGGCCCCGGCTCGGTTTCGCACGCCGGGATGCAGGGGGGCGTGCTCCTGAGCGGCCCCATCGTCCGCGACACCGCCAGCTTCGTGCTGGGGGTGGAGGCGCGCCGCTTCGAGACGCCGCTGCAGTACGGGAGCCCCTTCGTGGCGGCCGCGGACAGCCTGGTGGAGGTGGCGCAGAGCGCGTACGGCGTGGCGCTCGGCGGGGCGGACGCGAGGCTCCTCACCACCGAGGTGCTCTCCGGCTTCGGGCGAGTTGACTGGCAGTTCTCCAGCGCGCACGCGCTCACCGTGCGCGCCAACGCGGCGTCGGTGAGCGCGCCGCAGGGCGCGCTGGGCGCCTGGCTAGGGCGCGTGGGCGGGGGCTCGGAAGGGCTGGACCTGTCGGTCGCCGCCACGCTCGCGTCGCAGCTCGGCGAAGTGGTGGCGCAGGAGGTCCGGCTGGGGGTGGAGCGCAGCCGGCGCGAGCCCTCCGGCGCGGCCGCGGGAGGGCGGCTCCTCCCCTCCACCGCGATCGCCTCGGAGGGGCTGGAGCTGGGCTCCGGCGGCGCCTACGCGGGGACCTTCGACCGCACCGTCCTGTACGCCTCCGGCACGCTGCAGGGCCGCGCGGGCGCGCACCTGCTGAAGGGGGGTGCCGCGGTGAACGCCGCGAGCTACGAGGGGAGGTACGTCCCCGGCGGCACCGGCGAGTTCTTCTTCCCCACGCTCGGCGGCTTCGCCCGGGGCGAGGGGTACTTCGCCCAGCCGGTGGGGACGCTCCCGGTGGCGAGCTTCACGCTCCCCCGCTTCTCGGCGTACCTGCAGGACACTTGGACCGTCTCGCCCGGGCTGGACCTCCTCCTGGGCCTCC
Protein-coding regions in this window:
- a CDS encoding carboxypeptidase-like regulatory domain-containing protein, whose amino-acid sequence is MIRPRRPTEWVLCLAAALALAAPAAAQSVTSGALEGTVRSADGNLLTDASILLTDASVGSTRPLAVAPNGRFTATFLPAGSYDLLVERVGFAPQQLVGVPVRPGRRLDLRIRLNPASTAAGVDTVRYGTGVLASSRAGGGQWFTPWEVAALPAERYGLDELARLTSNAGPGLEVEGLPARMTGVLIDGVPFAPARRPGAGADPAGLVAFPLQVLQQAELVTGAPDVEWSGFGSGLLSGYTRRGTRDFRVSGFGSWGTGSLDGSAPFGPGSVSHAGMQGGVLLSGPIVRDTASFVLGVEARRFETPLQYGSPFVAAADSLVEVAQSAYGVALGGADARLLTTEVLSGFGRVDWQFSSAHALTVRANAASVSAPQGALGAWLGRVGGGSEGLDLSVAATLASQLGEVVAQEVRLGVERSRREPSGAAAGGRLLPSTAIASEGLELGSGGAYAGTFDRTVLYASGTLQGRAGAHLLKGGAAVNAASYEGRYVPGGTGEFFFPTLGGFARGEGYFAQPVGTLPVASFTLPRFSAYLQDTWTVSPGLDLLLGLRVDADVLPSGDVRLQEEWARLTKLANTEIGRTKALLGPRAGFQWSRGEESPWVVRGSAGIFYDAADPAVIGEVLANDGRLRVRRGAGTLGEWPDVPPGVGTDLGPTLTLLAEYQAPRSARGDLGVSRLLAPGTAVHLAFAYRRTELLPRRADLNLAPVPAATDQNGRPVFGTLARQGTLLFAQPGSNRRFSGFDQVFAINSDGWSEYRGATVALEHRPGGRLGVFGSYTFSGTEDNWVGARSGWADAMLAPFPRAAGSDWTEGRSDFDVPHRATLGGELRLGGAVSPRLAAVYRFRSGYPFTPGFRPGVDANGDGSARNDPAFLDPAVPGFGAVASTWSCLAATGDFAERNSCREDGVHSLDARVALDFLRARGRSASLVVDGFNLLSSSAGEPDRALYLVDPAGALQSAGGRVSVPLVANPNFGSPIARYATGRTLRIGFQVSY